The genomic stretch TCGCTCGTCCTTGCGCTTTTGCAGGTCGGCGGCCATCCGGTCAAACTCGACGATGCGGTGATCGAACAGATCCGCGACCTCGACGGCGACTATCAATTCGAAACGTATTTTTCGCTGTCATGCCAGAACTGCCCGGAAGTCGTGCAGGCGCTGAATGTGATGGCGCTGATCAACCCGCGCATCCGCCACGTGGCAATCGACGGTGCGCTGTTTCAGAACGAAGTCGAAGCGCGCCAGATCATGGCGGTACCGACCATGTTCATGAACGGCGAAGTGTTCGGCCAGGGCCGCAGCGGCGTGAAGGAAATCCTCGCGAAGCTCGATACCAATACCGGTGCGCGTGCAGCGAAGGAACTGGAAAAGAAGCCGGTGTTCGATACGCTGATCGTCGGCGGCGGCCCTGCGGGCGCGGCGGCGGCGATTTACTCGGCACGCAAGGGTATTGCGACGGGTGTCGTGGCGGAACGCTTCGGCGGGCAGGTGCTCGATACGCTGGCGATCGAAAACTTCGTCTCCGTCACGGAAACGGAAGGGCCGAAGTTCGCCACGGCGCTCGAACAGCACGTGAAGAGCTACGAAGTCGACATCATGGACGTGCAGCGCGCCGAAGCGCTGATCCCGGGCCGCATCAACGAAGTGCGTCTGGCAAACGGCGCGGTGCTGAAGGCCAGGACCGTTATTCTGGCGACCGGTGCGCGCTGGCGCGAAATCAACGTGCCGGGCGAGCGCGAGTATCGTAATCATGGCGTCGCGTACTGCCCGCATTGCGATGGTCCGCTGTTCAAGGGCAAGCGTGTCGCGGTGATCGGCGGCGGCAATTCGGGCGTCGAAGCGGCCATCGATCTCGCGGGTATCGTGCGTGAGGTGACGCTGTTCGAATTCGGCGCACAACTGCGTGCCGACGAAGTGCTGCAACGCAAGCTGCGCAGCCTCGCCAACGTGACGATCGTGACGCAGGCACAGACCACTGAAATCACCGGCGACGGCAAGAAGGTCAACGGTCTGGTTTACAAGGATCTGCGTTCGGGCGAAACGAAGAACGTCGAACTTGAAGGCGTGTTCGTGCAGATCGGTCTCGTGCCGAACACCGAGTGGCTCAAGGGCACGGTGGAGTTGTCGAAGCACGGCGAGATCGTCGTCGATGCACGTGGCGCGACTTCGGTGCCGGGCGTGTTCGCCGCCGGCGACGTGACGACGGTGCTGTTCAAGCAGATCGTGATCGCGGTAGGCGAGGGCGCGAAGGCATCGCTCAGCGCATTCGATCATTTGATCCGCAGCAGTGACGATGACGAAGTGGTCAGCGAGGCTGAAGCGGAACTGGCGGTTAGCTGATGTTGTTTCGGTAATGGACGGCGGCCTTGGTGGGCCGCCGTTTTTGTTTTTGCTGCAACTGAGCCCGCCTTTGTGCGGGCTTTGTTTTTTGCCTGTCCGGGCTACTTCATATCCGGTCAATGCTCGATAGGACAAGTCCGATTTGACACGAAGCGTTGTATATGGCTCAAGAGTGACGATAAGTTTGAGCCTGTCCGATTCATCTGGCGCTAGTTTACCGGTCCTCACAAAGTAGCATACCGAATGAGACCAGATGAACAGGAACAACTACCGGCTGGTGTACAGCCGACCGAGAGGAATGCTTGTAGCCGTCGAGGAAACCGCCACGGCGGCGGGCAAGGCAGCAGGACAGACCCGCACGCGCGGCACAACACGTTGCACAGCGTTTTTCACGCTCCGGCAGATCGCATTCGCCGCGCTTGCGCTGCTCGGCGCACTGCCGACGTTCTCCGGTGCGCAGATCGTTGCAGGCGGAACGCACGCACCGTCCGTAGTCCAGACTCAAAACGGTCTTGACCAGGTCAACATCAACCGGCCCACAGGCGGGTCAGGCGTTTCCGTCAATACCTATACACGCAGGCGGCGCCGGCCGATATCAACGTCACCGGCAGCGCGATCAGTCTCGACAAGGGAGCGGCGACGCTGGCGGCAGCGGGCAATGTCAACATCGGTGCGGCGACGGAAACGCATGTCGATAATTCGCAGGAATCTGGCGTCACGAACAACGCAAGCACGATTGGCTCGCTGAACGGTAACCTTTCGATTCAGGCAGGCAACAACCTGCATGTCACGGGCAGCGACCTGATTGCGGCGCAGAACATCACGGGCACGGGCGCGAACGTCGTCATTGACGCGGCGACCGACACCGCGTCCCGCTCGCAGACGCAAACCTCGCATACCAGCGGGCTGTCGATCGGGCTTTCCGGTTCGGTGGGCGATGCGATCAACAATGCCTACTCGCAAGGCCAGGCTGTCAGCCACTCTGCGAATAGCGGCAATGATCGCGCGGCGGCTCTGCATGCGATTGCAGCGGCGGGCAATGCAGCCATGACCGTGGCCGGTGTGACCGGGGGCGCGCTCATGAAGAACCCGAGTATTGGCGTACAGGTCAGCATCGGGTCAAGTAGCAGCCGCAGTGATTCAGGCGAAAGTCAGACGACAAACCGGGGTTCGAATGTGACTGCCGGCGGAACCACGGCTTTTGTAGCAACCGGAGACGGCACGCCTGGCAGTGGCAAACTGACCGCGACGCTGACGTTCTGCAAGTGCGCTGCAACAAACCTCCAAACACCCGTTTCATTCACCCGCTCGAAGCACACCCCGCACGCCCCGTCGACGGCCCCTTCGTTTGGAGCCGCGCACCTGGGCCCATTCCTTGGCTAATCCGGCCGCCAGCCATATAAATCTGTGAGTCGGACAAAGTCCTGCTGACCCGCATGCCGGCTGGCAAGCCGACGCTCGCGGACACAGGGCGACATAAAACAAGGAGGGAGACATGGCAACATCGCAAGCGGTCCCCGCGCGGTGGGTCGACGGCAAACGCTATCTATGGCTGCTCGGCGCGCTGACCATCACCTTGCCGTTGCACGCCGCCAATCTGGCGTTGCAGACCGGCTGGCATATCTTCTGGTGGTTCGGGCCGATTTTCGTGTTCGGCATCATCCCGGTACTCGACTATCTGATCGGCGACGATCCGGGCAATCCGCCCGACGACGTCGTCGCCACGCTCGAAAAAGAGCGCTATTACCGCCGCATCGTCTATCTCGCCACCTTCATCGAATACGTGTCCTTCTTCGGCGCGGCGTGGATCGTCGGCACGCACGCGCTAGCGTGGTACGACTATCTTGGCTTCGCGCTCTCGCTAGGCGCGGCGACCGGCGTGTCGATCAACACCGCGCACGAACTGGGTCACAAGACCGACCGGTTCGAGCGATGGCTCGCGAAGATCACGCTCGCGCCCGTCGCTTACGGGCATTTCTTCGTCGAACACAATCGCGGTCATCATGTACGCGTGGCGACGCCGCCCGATCCGGCCAGCGCACGCTATGGCGAGTCGTTCTGGGCCTTTCTGCCGCGTACGGTATTCGGCAGCATCGCATCGGCATGGCGCCTCGAGAAGCACCGGCTCGAACGCCTCGGCAAATCGCCGTGGACGTGGCGCAATGAAGTACTGCATTCATGGGCCATGACCGTCGTGCTGTGGGGCGCGATAATCGCGGTGTTCGGCAAAACGGTGATTCCGTTCCTGCTGATTCAGGCGGCGTACGGCGCGTCTTTGCTCGAAGTGGTCAATTATCTTGAACACTATGGGCTCGGCCGCAAACAGCTTGCGAGCGGCCGTTATGAGCGCTGTCAGCCGCAGCACTCGTGGAACAGCAATCGTATCGTGACGAATCTGTTCCTTTATCAGTTGCAGCGTCACGCCGATCATCATGCGAATCCGACGCGCTCGTTTCAGGCGCTGCGCCATTTCGACGGTGCGCCGCAATTGCCATCCGGTTACGCGACGATGATCATGTTCGCGTATGTGCCGCCGCTCTGGTTCCGTGTGATGAACCCGCGTGTGGTCGCGCACTATCAAGGCAATATGACGCAGTCGAATATCCGGCCGGCGATCCGCGAGCGCGTGTTGGCGCAGTTTGCCGGCTAGCGCGGACTTACCTGTAATGAGACACGCCGCCCGGTTATACCGGGCGGCGTTTCTTTATCAAGCACTAACGGGCAAGCTCACCGCCGGTCGACGTCATATTAAGACCACAACTCCGACATCTCGATGTTACGCAGATCGAACACCAGCACTTCAGCGTCGTGACCTTGCGTGAAGGTCAGC from Paraburkholderia sp. IMGN_8 encodes the following:
- the ahpF gene encoding alkyl hydroperoxide reductase subunit F, encoding MLDANLKTQLKTYLEKVSRPIEIVASLDDSAKSQELLALLNDIATLSERVSVIERRGDDQRKPSFSIGEPGKEAGIRFAGIPMGHEFTSLVLALLQVGGHPVKLDDAVIEQIRDLDGDYQFETYFSLSCQNCPEVVQALNVMALINPRIRHVAIDGALFQNEVEARQIMAVPTMFMNGEVFGQGRSGVKEILAKLDTNTGARAAKELEKKPVFDTLIVGGGPAGAAAAIYSARKGIATGVVAERFGGQVLDTLAIENFVSVTETEGPKFATALEQHVKSYEVDIMDVQRAEALIPGRINEVRLANGAVLKARTVILATGARWREINVPGEREYRNHGVAYCPHCDGPLFKGKRVAVIGGGNSGVEAAIDLAGIVREVTLFEFGAQLRADEVLQRKLRSLANVTIVTQAQTTEITGDGKKVNGLVYKDLRSGETKNVELEGVFVQIGLVPNTEWLKGTVELSKHGEIVVDARGATSVPGVFAAGDVTTVLFKQIVIAVGEGAKASLSAFDHLIRSSDDDEVVSEAEAELAVS
- a CDS encoding hemagglutinin repeat-containing protein, with translation MNGNLSIQAGNNLHVTGSDLIAAQNITGTGANVVIDAATDTASRSQTQTSHTSGLSIGLSGSVGDAINNAYSQGQAVSHSANSGNDRAAALHAIAAAGNAAMTVAGVTGGALMKNPSIGVQVSIGSSSSRSDSGESQTTNRGSNVTAGGTTAFVATGDGTPGSGKLTATLTFCKCAATNLQTPVSFTRSKHTPHAPSTAPSFGAAHLGPFLG
- a CDS encoding alkane 1-monooxygenase; this encodes MATSQAVPARWVDGKRYLWLLGALTITLPLHAANLALQTGWHIFWWFGPIFVFGIIPVLDYLIGDDPGNPPDDVVATLEKERYYRRIVYLATFIEYVSFFGAAWIVGTHALAWYDYLGFALSLGAATGVSINTAHELGHKTDRFERWLAKITLAPVAYGHFFVEHNRGHHVRVATPPDPASARYGESFWAFLPRTVFGSIASAWRLEKHRLERLGKSPWTWRNEVLHSWAMTVVLWGAIIAVFGKTVIPFLLIQAAYGASLLEVVNYLEHYGLGRKQLASGRYERCQPQHSWNSNRIVTNLFLYQLQRHADHHANPTRSFQALRHFDGAPQLPSGYATMIMFAYVPPLWFRVMNPRVVAHYQGNMTQSNIRPAIRERVLAQFAG